A region of the Spartobacteria bacterium genome:
AACGAACAAGGACGGGCAATGCTTCTCTTTTTAGGTTCCGCTATCCATCCTGCTTCTTTCCGCGTTCATCGCATTTCCCATAATTAGAATTGCTGGCTTCAAGTGCTTCGCTCCATAAACCGAAGCTCTCCCCCAATGTGTCGACTCCCAGATAAAAAATCGAATGCATCAATGCCGCATCATCAGCAAAACTGCTGTTCAGTGTTTCGGGATTAAAAACGGCTCTTTCATGATCCACCGCACAGAGATTGTTGTCCGCTGCGCCCACTGCACTGGGCAGCCTCTTCGCGTAGCGCTCCAGCAGAGCAACAATATCCTCGGAATGCATAGGTTTCGTCAGATAGTCATCCATTCCTGCGTTAATACAGCGGTCGCGGTCGCCCTTCATGGCATGCGCTGTCATGGCAATGATGATTGTATGCCGCTCTTCCGGTTCCGTTTCCCTGTATAATTTCGTGGCTTCATATCCATCCATAACAGGCATGGAACAATCCATAAAGACGATGTCATAGTTTTCCTCCCGCATTTTGTTTAATCCGTCCAATCCATTGACTGCAAATGTTGCGGTTAATTTATTACGCAGAAGAATGCCCTTGATAACCAACCGGTTGATTTGATTGTCCTCAACGACAAGGATGGACAGATCTTCGAACTCCGATGATGACGGTTCCTCGAGAACGCGTTCCGATGGCGAGAGCGCCGCTTCGCCCAGCGTGCATGCCGCAACATGCTGCAGCATGGATTTTTTTACCGGCTTTACGATGTAGTTCGGTTCGGTATTGCAGACGGTTCTTTTTTGTTGTGCGCTCACCTTTGAGGTCAGCAGAATGAACGCCGTACCGCTGCATGTGTTATCGCAAAATGAAAGGCCATCATTTTCGCACCCGCACGAAACAATCATGTCTTCATCCACCACGATTAAATCATAGGGTTTCTTCTCTTTGAGGGCGTGATGCATCAAGGAATAGGCCGCATCATGCGAATGCGCCTCGTCGCAGTGCATACCCCAGTCTTCCACGATCTCTTTGATGATGGAACGCCGGGTACGGGAAGAATCGATCAAAAGAACGCACATACCTGAAAATGTTTCCGGCACGACGGGTATGATCCCGGCATGTTCGGTATCCAAAGGCAATTCCAGTTCAAACCAAAAGGTGGAGCCCTTTTCCGGGTCGCTTTCAACGGAGATATCCCCGCCCATCATCAGCAAAATCTGACGGCTGATGGCCAATCCCAGGCCGGTTCCGCCATATTTTCGTGTGGTACCTTTATCCGCCTGCTGGAACGGAAGAAATATTTTATCGATCTGGTCCGGAGTCATTCCGATGCCGCTGTCCTGAACACTGATTTTTATGCAGGCTTTATCGTTTTCGCTATGACCTTCAACGGTAATCAGCCAGCAATTCTAATTATGGGAAATGCGATGAACGCGGAAAGAAGCAGGATGGATAGCGGAACCTAAAAAGAGAAGCATTGCCCGTCCTTGTTCGTTA
Encoded here:
- a CDS encoding response regulator; this translates as MTPDQIDKIFLPFQQADKGTTRKYGGTGLGLAISRQILLMMGGDISVESDPEKGSTFWFELELPLDTEHAGIIPVVPETFSGMCVLLIDSSRTRRSIIKEIVEDWGMHCDEAHSHDAAYSLMHHALKEKKPYDLIVVDEDMIVSCGCENDGLSFCDNTCSGTAFILLTSKVSAQQKRTVCNTEPNYIVKPVKKSMLQHVAACTLGEAALSPSERVLEEPSSSEFEDLSILVVEDNQINRLVIKGILLRNKLTATFAVNGLDGLNKMREENYDIVFMDCSMPVMDGYEATKLYRETEPEERHTIIIAMTAHAMKGDRDRCINAGMDDYLTKPMHSEDIVALLERYAKRLPSAVGAADNNLCAVDHERAVFNPETLNSSFADDAALMHSIFYLGVDTLGESFGLWSEALEASNSNYGKCDERGKKQDG